AAAAAAATCAATCCTACAAAATTAAAAGCGCTGCAGGTAATCGTAATATCATATATTGGCCTTCAAATGATGGGGGTATTCGACATAATATTAAGCATAATATAATTTTGATTTGTATGTATAATGTATGGAAAAATTGTATTGGTTGTGGGGAATGTGCAAAGGCATGTGATTTTAATCTGATTCAAACATTTGATGATTATATTCTGATGGATATTGAAAAGTGCAGGCATTGCTCAAAATGTGTAGAAACTTGTCAAAACAATGTT
Above is a window of Methanobrevibacter sp. DNA encoding:
- a CDS encoding 4Fe-4S binding protein, giving the protein MYNVWKNCIGCGECAKACDFNLIQTFDDYILMDIEKCRHCSKCVETCQNNVFTKSVIFKHFLYLLYYKIKKS